In Lacibacter sp. H375, one DNA window encodes the following:
- a CDS encoding SusC/RagA family TonB-linked outer membrane protein — translation MNLKNQARSCVLLLLSFVFISTSFSQNTFKVSGKVTDDAGRAVSGASVLVKGTTIGTTTSLDGGFELNAPSGKSVLVISSVGFADQEIDINNRSTITVSLVTGASNLEDVVVVGYGTRKKSDVTGSVAGINQKEIRSRPVDNALMAMQGKVAGVDITSNERPGQVGSINIRGVRSLTASNTPLFVVDGIPLTTGGIDYINPNDIESIDVLKDASATAIFGSRGANGVVIVTTKQGKVGKVQVNLYNSVTFETIRDWAPIMSASEYIDFRRWAVYYSNPAVRPRGDAPTIANDRDIFLATADPTAWKNISKGWASGTWDGSKVGNTDWTGLVSQTGITTDNTISVSGGTKNIKAYGSFGYLNNKGTSLGQKFTRYSAKTSVDIQATDWFNMGASMNVTYGIQEFGQSNLIIGSFVGTPATSIYGSARGLFKWAQPYDSAGNRILYPGGDVAIKTVVGEQNFTQDQRATLRAFGSLHAQLDFGKIHPVLKGLKYRLNFGPDFSSYTNGVYIDGQSAASSGINGASLQESKTYSWTLDNLVYYDKEIKKHSFGLTLLQSATKFHANPVNRITGTGIPFASQKWNALHNGVLPATNLTVAQTSDLIERQLVSYMARLNYGFDDKYLLTVSVRSDGASQLAEGNKFDLFPSAAVAWRINRENFMQNVGWLNDLKLRVGVGVTGNSAIDAYKTKGRTSPFFYPVGGAVNAASLPVVEFANKDLRWEKTTQYNLGLDFSIFKSRISGVIDAYTSQTKDLLMARLIPSVTGYTTTFQNVGETANKGVDININTVNITTKNFQWTSNINASWQKDKIVTLANGKQDDINNNWFIGQPNGVIYGFESNGMWQYADTGTMRKFGLNGNTFTPGQVRPIDQNGDNKIDANNDRTIIGHTRPRWIVGMTNSFTYKNFELSIFIYGRLNYWFSTGGEAQTARGNQRQIDYWTENNQDAEYQKPFYSVGSGDNYSASLGYKKASFLKIRNISAAYNVPAKLLTNLHMSSLRVYFQAANPGMLFSQIKFMDMDAVSMFSNRGYTFGVNVGF, via the coding sequence ATGAATTTAAAAAATCAAGCACGCTCCTGCGTGCTGTTGTTGCTGTCATTTGTATTTATCTCTACGTCCTTTTCACAAAACACATTTAAAGTTTCGGGTAAAGTAACCGATGATGCAGGGAGAGCTGTTTCCGGTGCCAGTGTTTTAGTGAAAGGAACTACAATCGGTACTACTACTAGTCTTGATGGAGGGTTTGAGTTAAATGCTCCTTCAGGTAAATCGGTACTGGTTATTTCCTCAGTTGGTTTTGCCGATCAGGAAATCGATATTAATAACCGGTCAACAATTACTGTATCGTTAGTAACCGGAGCATCAAATCTTGAAGATGTGGTAGTGGTAGGTTACGGAACCCGAAAAAAGAGTGATGTAACGGGCTCTGTTGCTGGTATAAACCAGAAAGAAATCAGGTCTCGCCCGGTAGACAATGCTTTAATGGCTATGCAAGGTAAAGTTGCCGGTGTTGATATTACTTCAAACGAAAGGCCGGGTCAAGTAGGTAGTATCAATATTCGTGGCGTTCGTTCGCTTACAGCATCTAATACACCGCTTTTTGTTGTTGATGGTATCCCATTAACAACCGGGGGTATTGATTACATTAATCCAAACGACATTGAATCAATTGACGTTTTAAAAGATGCATCAGCTACTGCAATTTTTGGATCGAGAGGCGCCAATGGGGTTGTTATCGTTACAACTAAACAGGGTAAAGTTGGTAAAGTGCAAGTGAATCTTTACAACTCAGTTACTTTCGAAACAATCAGAGATTGGGCTCCAATCATGTCAGCGTCGGAATACATTGATTTTCGCCGCTGGGCCGTATATTACAGTAACCCGGCAGTGCGCCCTAGAGGTGATGCGCCCACAATTGCCAATGACAGGGATATTTTCCTCGCCACAGCTGATCCGACAGCCTGGAAAAATATTAGCAAAGGCTGGGCTTCAGGCACATGGGATGGTTCAAAAGTGGGTAACACCGATTGGACAGGGTTAGTATCACAAACTGGTATTACAACTGATAATACCATTAGTGTTAGTGGTGGTACAAAAAATATAAAGGCGTATGGTTCATTCGGGTATTTGAATAATAAGGGTACTTCTCTTGGCCAAAAATTTACAAGGTATTCAGCAAAAACAAGCGTGGATATACAAGCTACTGACTGGTTTAACATGGGAGCCAGTATGAATGTTACTTACGGAATCCAGGAGTTTGGTCAGTCCAATCTCATCATTGGTTCATTTGTTGGAACACCTGCTACAAGTATCTATGGTTCGGCCAGGGGATTGTTTAAGTGGGCACAACCATATGATTCGGCAGGAAACAGAATTCTTTACCCCGGAGGAGATGTGGCAATAAAAACAGTTGTGGGTGAACAGAATTTTACACAAGATCAGAGAGCTACATTACGTGCTTTCGGAAGCCTTCATGCACAACTTGATTTCGGAAAAATTCATCCAGTTTTGAAAGGATTAAAATACCGTCTGAACTTTGGCCCTGATTTCTCAAGCTATACAAATGGCGTTTACATTGATGGCCAGTCTGCAGCCAGCAGTGGTATTAACGGAGCTTCTTTGCAGGAATCCAAGACATATTCGTGGACATTGGATAATCTTGTTTACTACGATAAAGAAATTAAGAAACACAGTTTTGGTCTAACGCTATTGCAAAGTGCTACTAAGTTTCATGCTAATCCTGTAAATCGTATTACAGGTACAGGCATACCTTTTGCAAGCCAAAAATGGAATGCACTCCACAACGGAGTACTTCCAGCTACTAATTTAACTGTTGCTCAAACTTCAGATTTGATCGAGCGTCAGTTAGTGAGTTACATGGCTCGTTTAAATTATGGATTTGACGATAAATATTTATTGACTGTTTCTGTACGTTCAGATGGAGCATCACAGCTTGCGGAAGGAAATAAATTTGACCTGTTCCCAAGTGCTGCAGTGGCATGGAGAATCAACAGAGAAAACTTTATGCAAAATGTTGGCTGGTTGAATGATTTAAAACTTCGTGTAGGGGTGGGTGTTACAGGTAACTCAGCAATTGATGCTTATAAAACAAAAGGTAGAACATCGCCTTTCTTTTATCCAGTAGGAGGTGCTGTTAATGCTGCCTCGCTTCCTGTTGTAGAGTTTGCAAACAAAGATCTTCGTTGGGAAAAAACAACCCAATATAATCTGGGTCTTGATTTCTCAATATTCAAAAGCAGAATTTCAGGTGTGATTGATGCTTACACTTCACAAACCAAAGATCTGTTAATGGCCCGTTTGATACCCAGCGTTACAGGTTATACAACAACATTTCAAAACGTAGGAGAAACGGCAAACAAGGGTGTTGACATTAACATCAATACAGTTAACATTACTACCAAAAACTTTCAATGGACAAGCAATATAAATGCTTCATGGCAAAAGGATAAAATTGTTACCCTCGCAAATGGTAAACAAGATGACATCAATAATAACTGGTTTATTGGCCAACCAAATGGGGTAATTTATGGCTTTGAATCAAATGGTATGTGGCAATATGCCGATACAGGAACAATGCGCAAGTTTGGTCTTAACGGTAACACATTTACTCCGGGTCAGGTAAGACCCATTGACCAGAATGGCGATAACAAAATAGATGCCAACAACGATCGTACAATTATTGGTCACACAAGACCCCGTTGGATAGTTGGTATGACAAACAGTTTCACCTATAAAAACTTTGAGTTGTCAATCTTTATTTACGGTCGTCTCAATTATTGGTTTAGTACAGGTGGTGAAGCTCAAACTGCACGTGGCAATCAACGTCAGATCGACTACTGGACAGAAAATAACCAGGATGCGGAATATCAGAAGCCATTCTATTCTGTTGGTTCTGGTGATAATTATTCTGCTTCACTGGGCTACAAAAAAGCATCGTTTTTGAAAATCAGGAACATTTCTGCTGCATATAACGTTCCGGCAAAACTCCTGACTAATCTGCACATGTCAAGTCTTCGTGTTTATTTCCAGGCAGCAAACCCCGGTATGCTGTTTTCGCAAATCAAATTCATGGACATGGATGCAGTATCAATGTTCTCAAACCGTGGTTATACTTTTGGAGTTAACGTAGGATTCTAA
- a CDS encoding fasciclin domain-containing protein gives MSKKIAQVFFFLATMTSFFACQKKFDKFYERPDTLEQPIYQQLQAKGKFGQFLKLIDKAGYKQTLSTAGFWTLFAPHDSAVTVYLTQNSIANVDAIDSASARKIVTYCLVYNAFKQERISDFQSNLGWVENAAFKRRTANYTGVYDAVNLTGQSIKAIASNRNNTGTFFYVDADNNNKHIPIFETGFMTGKTLTATDYNYFYPTSTYTGFNVAEAKVVEKDIPAENGVIHVVDRVITSLPSLDQYIGSNPKYSEFKKLMDRFLVAYVLNQTVSQNYKNIYGTSTDIYTKVFVPNIAFSPNNENFLKQQDNDAQSDTYTMFVPENAALLNYINTVLLEHYPSVESLPVNIIYDFMNAHMWRTAVWPSKFATTFNSVGEEARFNAQTDVTDKKVLSNGIFYGTNKVQDANVFTSVYGKAYLNPAYSMMTGLLNLDLKFQISNIYQKYTLFLISNAALNAAGYTADATVSNNVNEQWRYTPPNGGAAIVGSSALVRLQRILNMHVIPGRDITSATTAGVAQSYSGEFIKFDNNQVVGAGNGDLGTVANVVNKKTARNGTVYYIDKILQFSDTTIGKHISKLGTLPTPATSPYNYFWQYLSNSPIYTASSGEILQVASGSFYTFFIPDNAAILAAVNANLLPGTGTAPNKVPLFNPTLPADREKVSNFIYYHILNKKNIATDGQESGSFETIFKFPNGDPSSIFVNNSTPNTIILNDMMNRSANVIVASSNRLSNRCTIHLINNYLRYN, from the coding sequence ATGTCTAAGAAAATAGCACAGGTATTCTTTTTTTTGGCGACGATGACGTCGTTCTTTGCCTGCCAGAAAAAATTCGACAAATTTTATGAGCGTCCTGATACGCTGGAACAGCCAATCTACCAGCAGTTGCAGGCAAAAGGAAAGTTTGGTCAATTCCTGAAGTTGATCGACAAAGCAGGGTATAAGCAAACGCTTTCCACTGCAGGTTTCTGGACACTTTTTGCACCACATGATTCTGCTGTCACCGTTTACCTTACGCAAAACAGTATTGCAAATGTTGATGCAATTGATTCGGCTTCGGCAAGAAAAATTGTAACATACTGCCTGGTGTACAATGCGTTTAAGCAAGAACGTATATCCGACTTCCAGAGCAATCTTGGCTGGGTTGAGAATGCAGCATTTAAACGCCGTACAGCAAACTACACAGGTGTTTATGATGCCGTAAACCTAACTGGACAAAGCATAAAAGCGATCGCATCAAATCGAAATAATACAGGAACATTTTTTTATGTTGATGCAGATAATAACAATAAGCATATCCCTATTTTCGAAACAGGGTTTATGACAGGTAAAACCTTAACAGCAACTGACTATAATTATTTCTACCCAACTTCAACTTATACTGGTTTTAATGTTGCTGAAGCAAAAGTGGTGGAAAAGGATATTCCCGCTGAAAATGGAGTTATTCACGTTGTTGACAGGGTGATCACCTCATTGCCAAGCCTCGATCAATACATTGGCAGTAATCCTAAATACAGTGAGTTTAAAAAATTAATGGACAGGTTTCTTGTAGCCTATGTATTAAATCAAACCGTATCCCAGAACTATAAAAATATTTACGGAACCTCTACTGATATCTACACAAAAGTGTTTGTTCCCAACATTGCTTTTTCTCCAAATAACGAGAATTTCCTGAAGCAGCAAGATAACGATGCTCAGTCTGATACCTATACCATGTTTGTGCCAGAGAATGCGGCTCTTCTGAATTATATTAATACAGTACTGTTAGAACATTACCCAAGTGTAGAATCGTTGCCTGTTAATATTATTTATGATTTTATGAATGCGCATATGTGGCGCACCGCAGTATGGCCTTCCAAATTTGCAACTACGTTTAACTCGGTTGGTGAAGAAGCAAGGTTTAATGCACAAACTGATGTTACTGATAAAAAGGTTTTGAGTAATGGTATCTTCTACGGTACAAACAAAGTGCAGGATGCAAATGTGTTCACGAGTGTATATGGAAAGGCTTACCTAAACCCGGCATATTCAATGATGACAGGGTTATTAAATCTTGATTTGAAATTCCAGATTTCGAATATTTATCAGAAATACACATTGTTTCTTATTAGCAATGCGGCTCTCAATGCAGCAGGCTATACCGCCGATGCTACAGTGAGTAATAACGTAAATGAGCAATGGCGTTATACACCACCTAATGGAGGTGCTGCCATAGTTGGTTCATCTGCTTTGGTGCGTTTGCAACGTATTTTAAATATGCACGTAATACCGGGAAGAGATATTACTTCTGCAACAACAGCTGGTGTTGCACAGTCTTATTCCGGTGAGTTTATTAAGTTCGATAACAACCAGGTGGTTGGTGCAGGTAATGGAGATCTTGGCACGGTGGCGAATGTTGTAAATAAGAAAACAGCCAGAAATGGAACAGTTTATTATATTGATAAGATACTTCAATTCAGTGATACCACTATTGGTAAACACATTTCAAAATTGGGTACACTGCCAACACCAGCAACCTCACCTTACAATTATTTCTGGCAATATTTAAGTAATTCACCAATATATACAGCCTCATCCGGCGAAATATTGCAGGTCGCATCCGGATCGTTCTATACTTTTTTTATACCTGATAATGCAGCCATATTAGCAGCCGTAAATGCCAATTTATTGCCCGGCACAGGAACAGCTCCTAATAAGGTTCCTCTCTTTAATCCAACATTACCAGCCGATAGAGAGAAGGTGTCTAATTTCATTTACTATCACATTTTGAATAAGAAAAATATTGCGACAGATGGGCAGGAGAGCGGAAGCTTCGAAACAATTTTCAAATTTCCGAATGGCGATCCTTCGAGCATTTTCGTGAATAATTCAACACCTAACACAATTATTTTGAATGATATGATGAACCGCTCTGCTAATGTAATAGTGGCATCAAGCAATCGTTTAAGCAACAGGTGTACCATTCATCTTATTAATAACTACCTGCGTTATAATTAA
- a CDS encoding SusC/RagA family TonB-linked outer membrane protein, which yields MRNKIILIFSFTAFLTVLSFAAVAQEVVRGKITDKENKPLQGVSVSEMDVDNRIVKGTQTDIEGNFVLKNVNPKNRISLSYIGYKTITQRLNGRTTLNLSMEDSQGDLGEVVIIGRPSTSNGMVNIPEKNLTTAVAKIAAKELEEMQAPSIDQALQGRLSGVDITASSGDPGAAMNIRIRGVSSINSTGIPMIVLDGMPYETEIPSDFNFGTADEQGYAQLLNISPADIKDITVLKDAAATAIWGSKAANGVLVITTKRGSIGKPSINYTFKGSVSLVPKPIPLLNGDQYSTLIPEAFMNRIGTSLNTTVNREFNYDPNDPYWYHNYSNNTNWIDAVSRTGYLQDHTVSLTGGGEKAKYFASVGYFDQKGITIGTALQRISTRINLDYTVSEKIKFFTSFSFTHSNQSRNYLGSNSASGEASIRGMAYIKMPNMSVFEYDALGNLTTNYFSPAANTQGQYSRIYNPVAMADKAKYSVLGDRVIPRFQVDYDIVKKVLKATFDIQFDINNTKNNSFLPQIATGRPNTETVVNRAYDGDVDAFSVGTKTSLVYTPQFKSDKHSVQAYMNVLTNDYTAVYQEVMSSNTASSLLVDPSISSRTQNNDLRAVSGQSQTRSVGALIGAQYSFMDKYLFNATVRGDGNSRFGPNYRYGVFPSLSFRWRISGENFLKDVKKIDDISFRASYGISGEAPRYDYLFYNTYTTYDYAYLDQAGIFPSRMELKNLRWQNLHGTNIGYNFSLFKGRLRMDGEVYRNRTKDLFFDGLQIASYTGFNSLFMNVGTMDNQGWEVAVWTQPYKTKNLTIGFDFNISGNQNVIREISEFYPAQRGDVTKNGEYLRLLQINNPFGSFYGYRYKGVYKDKSSTIASDSKGNPIVGPNGQTIYMRFNYPQTDYIFQPGDAMYEDINNDGNINYMDVVYLGNSNPKLSGGFGPSITWKNLRITSFFSFRWGYDVINGTKMNTTNMYNFDNQSTAVLSRWKKEGDVTDMPRALIAGGYNWLGSDRYVEDASYIRFRTITARYNFDKKWLKKMGMKSASFYVTAENLFTFTNYLGQDPEVSMRGSDPFRVSYDNSMTPPAKNITLGIVAGF from the coding sequence ATGCGGAATAAAATTATCCTGATCTTTTCCTTTACGGCATTTCTTACCGTTCTCAGCTTCGCAGCAGTGGCGCAGGAAGTTGTTAGAGGAAAAATTACAGACAAAGAAAACAAGCCATTGCAAGGTGTGTCGGTTTCTGAAATGGATGTTGATAACCGTATTGTAAAAGGTACGCAAACAGATATTGAAGGAAATTTTGTGTTGAAGAATGTAAATCCGAAGAACAGAATATCTCTTTCCTACATCGGTTACAAAACAATTACTCAACGTTTAAATGGAAGAACCACGCTTAATCTTTCAATGGAAGATTCGCAGGGTGATTTGGGTGAAGTGGTAATTATCGGCCGTCCGTCTACATCAAACGGCATGGTGAATATCCCGGAAAAAAATCTTACAACTGCTGTAGCAAAGATCGCTGCTAAAGAACTGGAAGAAATGCAGGCACCAAGTATCGATCAGGCATTACAAGGTCGTTTAAGTGGTGTTGATATTACTGCATCAAGTGGTGATCCCGGTGCTGCAATGAACATCCGTATTCGTGGTGTATCATCCATTAACTCTACAGGTATTCCAATGATCGTTTTGGATGGCATGCCTTATGAAACCGAGATACCAAGTGATTTCAACTTTGGTACTGCTGATGAGCAAGGTTATGCGCAATTACTAAACATTTCTCCTGCTGATATTAAAGATATTACTGTATTGAAAGATGCAGCTGCAACGGCTATCTGGGGTTCAAAAGCTGCAAACGGTGTATTGGTAATTACAACAAAACGAGGCAGCATTGGTAAGCCTTCTATCAACTACACATTTAAAGGTTCAGTATCATTAGTGCCAAAACCAATTCCGTTATTAAATGGTGATCAGTATTCTACATTGATCCCTGAAGCATTCATGAACAGGATCGGTACTTCGCTTAACACAACCGTTAACCGTGAATTCAACTACGATCCAAATGATCCATACTGGTATCATAACTATAGTAACAATACAAACTGGATCGATGCTGTTTCAAGAACAGGTTACTTGCAGGATCATACGGTGAGTTTAACTGGCGGTGGCGAAAAAGCAAAATACTTCGCATCAGTTGGTTACTTCGATCAGAAAGGTATTACCATTGGTACAGCGTTACAACGTATCAGCACCCGTATCAACCTTGATTACACAGTGTCTGAAAAAATAAAATTCTTTACCAGCTTTTCGTTCACACATTCAAACCAGTCAAGAAACTATCTCGGTTCAAATTCAGCGAGTGGCGAAGCCTCAATTCGTGGTATGGCTTATATTAAAATGCCAAACATGAGTGTGTTTGAGTATGATGCCTTAGGTAATCTTACAACGAATTATTTTTCTCCTGCAGCAAATACCCAGGGTCAATACAGCCGTATTTACAATCCGGTTGCAATGGCCGATAAAGCAAAATACTCAGTATTGGGCGACAGAGTTATTCCTCGTTTCCAGGTTGATTATGACATTGTGAAAAAAGTATTGAAGGCTACATTTGATATCCAGTTCGATATCAACAATACAAAGAACAACAGCTTCCTTCCGCAAATTGCAACAGGTCGTCCAAACACGGAGACAGTTGTAAACCGTGCTTATGATGGTGATGTTGATGCTTTCAGTGTAGGAACAAAAACAAGTCTGGTTTATACACCACAATTTAAAAGTGATAAGCATAGCGTACAGGCATACATGAATGTTCTCACCAATGATTACACTGCGGTGTACCAGGAAGTGATGTCATCGAACACAGCATCTTCTTTGTTGGTTGATCCTTCTATTTCTTCAAGAACGCAGAATAATGACCTCAGAGCTGTATCGGGCCAATCGCAAACACGTTCAGTGGGTGCTTTAATTGGTGCGCAATACAGCTTTATGGATAAGTACCTCTTCAACGCTACAGTTCGTGGCGATGGTAATTCACGTTTTGGTCCTAATTACAGGTATGGTGTATTCCCATCATTATCTTTTCGTTGGAGAATTTCAGGAGAAAATTTCCTGAAAGATGTTAAAAAGATCGATGATATCAGCTTCAGAGCGAGCTATGGTATTTCGGGTGAAGCACCCCGTTATGATTACCTGTTTTATAACACCTACACTACTTACGACTATGCATATCTTGATCAGGCAGGTATTTTTCCTTCACGTATGGAGTTAAAGAATCTGCGTTGGCAAAACCTGCACGGTACAAACATTGGTTACAACTTCAGTTTGTTCAAAGGCAGATTGCGTATGGATGGTGAAGTATATCGCAACAGAACAAAAGATCTGTTCTTTGATGGTTTGCAGATCGCTTCTTATACAGGGTTCAATTCATTGTTCATGAACGTTGGTACAATGGATAACCAGGGATGGGAAGTAGCTGTATGGACACAGCCTTACAAAACAAAGAATCTGACCATTGGTTTTGATTTCAATATTTCAGGTAACCAGAATGTAATTCGTGAAATTTCTGAATTCTATCCTGCACAACGTGGCGATGTAACAAAGAATGGAGAGTATCTCCGCCTTTTACAGATCAACAATCCTTTTGGTTCTTTTTATGGTTACAGATACAAAGGCGTTTACAAAGACAAATCATCAACCATTGCATCTGATTCAAAAGGCAACCCCATCGTTGGGCCAAACGGACAAACGATCTACATGCGTTTCAACTATCCGCAAACCGATTATATTTTTCAACCGGGTGATGCGATGTATGAAGACATCAATAACGATGGTAACATCAACTATATGGATGTAGTATATCTCGGAAACAGTAACCCTAAACTCTCAGGTGGCTTTGGCCCGTCTATTACATGGAAAAATCTGCGTATCACTTCTTTCTTCAGTTTCCGTTGGGGATACGATGTAATTAACGGTACAAAGATGAACACAACAAACATGTACAATTTCGATAATCAAAGCACAGCTGTGTTAAGCCGTTGGAAAAAAGAAGGCGATGTAACTGATATGCCACGTGCATTGATCGCAGGAGGTTATAACTGGCTTGGAAGCGATCGCTATGTGGAAGATGCATCTTATATCCGTTTCAGAACAATTACTGCACGTTACAATTTCGATAAAAAGTGGTTGAAGAAAATGGGCATGAAGTCGGCCAGTTTTTATGTAACCGCTGAGAACCTGTTCACGTTCACCAATTACTTAGGCCAGGATCCTGAAGTATCTATGCGTGGTTCAGATCCGTTCAGGGTTTCTTATGATAATTCAATGACGCCACCGGCAAAAAATATTACACTGGGAATTGTTGCAGGCTTCTAA
- a CDS encoding RagB/SusD family nutrient uptake outer membrane protein has product MKNKIIKISIVAILAVMVTSCKKTFLDENLQTIRDLEYYKTDAGIQQLVYGAYHQVFATPFNGEMAFSNMCYGVDEFRVGGDPSNGMYNSYGNTFGSFITPNNGNTVAANAQWDNLYIGIGHANMIIENATASASTADAIKKTALGEGYFLRAYNYLRLVSQYGAVPLKTKSSTSVELEFTRATPKEVYDLIIADFTQAYNLLGNAGSPAKITKDAAAHFLAKAYLSRSSEINDSWNSSTKAADLAAIGPLCDAVIANHSLAPNFGDLWRYTAPNGANENLREIILSAQFTSDLSASGSNTQHLYFVSRYEDITQMQRDLSGDRPFSRLAPTHFMYRVYDMQNDSRFWKSFRTKHKVNAAAPTAPYVQGDLGIMYVINQPGDTRFSANLLNNSVIYSGTNKTIPHVYIAYRNGQTNDIGWNDTRKFPSLSKFMDGSRTAGFNDVRGLRDITLARSAETYLIAAEAKIRLAKSGTGSYADALPYINTVRARAQYQSGENRSVYYDGGAAPSSAPQSIPPSFFPENSYYESNNIPVTTAASASLAVTNIATLPASDEYIINVLGYSSTYDRMLCFLLNERSRELAGEYLRWQDLSRTKTLIARAKAFNPDAAPNIQDRHLLRPIPQTFLDGIQMNGVALTGTQKQAMQNPGY; this is encoded by the coding sequence ATGAAAAATAAAATAATTAAAATAAGCATTGTTGCCATCCTTGCAGTGATGGTTACTTCGTGTAAAAAAACATTTTTGGACGAGAATCTTCAAACCATAAGGGATCTGGAGTATTATAAAACAGATGCCGGAATTCAGCAGTTGGTTTATGGAGCCTATCACCAGGTATTTGCTACACCTTTTAATGGCGAAATGGCATTTTCAAATATGTGCTATGGCGTGGATGAATTTCGTGTAGGTGGCGATCCTTCAAACGGAATGTATAATTCTTATGGCAATACGTTTGGATCATTTATTACACCGAATAATGGAAATACGGTAGCAGCAAACGCACAATGGGATAATTTATACATTGGTATCGGGCATGCTAACATGATCATTGAAAATGCAACTGCCAGTGCATCTACTGCCGATGCCATTAAGAAAACAGCCTTAGGTGAAGGCTATTTTTTACGTGCCTATAATTATTTGAGATTGGTTAGCCAGTATGGTGCAGTGCCGTTAAAAACTAAATCAAGTACTTCCGTTGAACTTGAATTTACACGTGCCACTCCAAAGGAAGTTTATGATTTGATTATTGCTGATTTTACACAAGCTTATAATCTCTTAGGCAATGCAGGTTCTCCTGCCAAAATAACCAAAGATGCTGCAGCTCACTTCCTGGCAAAAGCTTATTTGAGCCGAAGCAGTGAAATTAATGATTCATGGAACTCTTCAACAAAAGCTGCTGACTTAGCTGCAATCGGGCCATTATGCGATGCGGTTATTGCTAACCATTCATTAGCTCCCAACTTTGGTGATTTGTGGCGCTATACCGCACCTAACGGTGCCAATGAAAACCTCAGGGAAATCATTTTATCTGCACAGTTTACCTCAGACCTATCTGCAAGCGGTTCAAATACACAGCATTTATATTTTGTTTCACGCTATGAAGATATAACTCAAATGCAAAGGGATCTTAGTGGCGACCGTCCGTTCAGCCGTCTGGCACCAACCCATTTTATGTACAGGGTCTATGATATGCAAAACGACTCAAGGTTTTGGAAATCATTCAGAACAAAACACAAGGTTAATGCAGCGGCACCAACGGCCCCATATGTACAGGGTGATTTAGGAATTATGTATGTGATCAATCAACCTGGAGACACACGGTTTTCTGCGAACCTGTTAAATAATTCGGTGATCTATAGCGGAACCAATAAAACAATACCCCATGTTTATATTGCATATCGAAATGGACAGACAAATGACATTGGATGGAACGATACCCGCAAATTTCCATCACTAAGTAAGTTTATGGATGGGTCACGCACAGCAGGTTTTAACGATGTAAGAGGACTTCGTGATATTACACTTGCCCGTTCTGCTGAGACTTACTTAATTGCTGCGGAAGCAAAAATCAGGTTGGCAAAGTCAGGTACAGGATCTTATGCAGACGCCTTGCCATATATCAATACTGTAAGAGCCAGGGCTCAATATCAATCAGGTGAAAACCGTTCTGTTTATTATGATGGAGGTGCTGCACCAAGCAGTGCCCCTCAATCGATACCACCTTCTTTTTTCCCTGAGAATTCTTATTACGAATCAAATAATATTCCCGTAACAACTGCGGCTTCTGCAAGTTTAGCCGTTACTAACATTGCAACCTTACCGGCAAGTGATGAGTACATTATTAATGTGCTTGGCTATTCATCTACCTACGACCGGATGTTATGTTTCTTGCTGAATGAAAGATCGAGAGAACTTGCTGGTGAGTATTTGCGCTGGCAGGATCTGTCACGCACCAAAACATTGATAGCCCGTGCCAAGGCATTTAATCCTGATGCTGCACCCAACATTCAAGACCGTCATTTACTGAGGCCAATACCTCAGACATTCCTTGATGGTATTCAAATGAACGGTGTGGCCTTAACCGGAACACAAAAACAAGCAATGCAAAACCCAGGGTATTAA